A DNA window from Hymenobacter aquaticus contains the following coding sequences:
- a CDS encoding DUF6702 family protein, giving the protein MRRLFVVLAACLLSLAAAAHAYHASIMEVRYNAPKQQLEISLKVFTDDFEKALSVGQPRAISFETTPRAQVTQLTTDLLRKSLAFGTKPGEALPLQFIGFEKDHEAHWLYLAVKLPKPTSSLVLRHQLLLPNFADQMNIVNLDAGGKKQSALFRDGNETQRLMW; this is encoded by the coding sequence ATGCGTCGTCTTTTCGTTGTTTTGGCCGCCTGTCTGCTGAGTCTGGCCGCCGCCGCCCACGCCTACCACGCCAGCATCATGGAGGTGCGCTACAACGCGCCCAAGCAGCAGCTGGAAATCAGCCTGAAGGTGTTCACCGACGACTTCGAAAAGGCCTTGTCGGTGGGCCAGCCCCGCGCCATCAGCTTCGAGACGACGCCCCGGGCCCAGGTGACGCAGCTGACCACCGACCTGCTGCGCAAGTCCCTGGCCTTTGGCACCAAGCCCGGCGAAGCGCTGCCGCTGCAGTTTATCGGCTTCGAGAAAGACCACGAAGCGCACTGGCTGTACCTGGCCGTGAAGCTGCCCAAACCCACCAGCAGCCTCGTGCTGCGCCACCAGCTGCTACTGCCCAACTTCGCCGACCAGATGAACATCGTCAACCTCGACGCCGGCGGCAAAAAGCAAAGCGCCCTGTTCCGGGACGGCAACGAGACGCAGAGGTTAATGTGGTAG
- a CDS encoding OmpA family protein, whose amino-acid sequence MLFLAVIGTGQGQQKNTPPPTRKLTGKVTRQLRVRPDGTPDFININKLAYFQDKKALKAIQKAEKRRNYNQARSLLEAYVSLFGIQNFYKDTPLLWRLAQLWEKAGNEEKAKAYYRLALKHHRQDVKKIQLYYDSLEQKDADLYVPLKVYYDIVEYRKSIATFHPPKGVYTTMGDAINSKVEDYGPTLNAGADQLIFSSKRKTRGIQDAVDEDLYTSHKEGVSWTDAEPLPKPINSQYNEGSACISKDGKTLYFARCECPTCHGNCDLYVSTFKEGQWTTPKSLGTTVNSPAWDSQPTLSRNEDTLYFASDRLGGFGLSDIWFTAKNKAGQWTKAQNLGPVVNTRESEVSPYYHPLYNVLYFSSRGQLLNYGDFDIYKTYRVRGRWQEPRNIGPLVNGKGSEYYFTIDSESKDLYYARSEAKDLKNLDLYSFPLPMEAQPLATTHIEGSLVDSVSSKPLNGIVSVIDTDNGIEVASKYVRPDGSFDFDLIEGSHYVILIQSPDYFTVEKQFELKGDTVMKLVTNSIDYGLPLIFKNIEFDQDKANIRAAMHPILDRIALFMVDHPTFRLSIKGHTDSKGDPDFNENLSKDRAEAIRRYIEAKGKLKPNRIESMGYGSTQPLKEEVTEEDARINRRVEFRLIKPDEDKPKPPSDDKKPADGTLDWK is encoded by the coding sequence TTGCTCTTTCTTGCCGTTATCGGGACCGGGCAGGGCCAACAAAAAAACACGCCGCCACCCACGCGCAAGCTCACCGGCAAGGTAACCCGGCAGCTGCGGGTGCGCCCCGACGGTACGCCCGACTTTATCAACATCAACAAGCTGGCGTACTTCCAGGATAAAAAGGCGCTGAAAGCCATTCAGAAGGCCGAGAAGCGGCGCAACTACAACCAGGCCCGCAGCCTGCTCGAAGCCTACGTGTCGCTGTTCGGCATCCAGAACTTCTACAAGGACACGCCCCTGCTCTGGCGCCTGGCCCAGCTCTGGGAAAAAGCCGGCAACGAGGAAAAAGCCAAAGCCTACTACCGCTTGGCGCTGAAGCACCACCGCCAGGACGTGAAGAAAATCCAGCTCTACTACGACTCGCTGGAGCAGAAGGACGCCGACCTCTACGTGCCGCTCAAGGTGTATTACGACATCGTGGAGTACCGCAAGAGCATTGCCACGTTTCACCCGCCCAAGGGTGTGTACACCACGATGGGCGACGCCATCAACTCGAAGGTGGAAGACTACGGCCCGACCCTCAATGCCGGGGCCGACCAGCTGATTTTCTCCTCGAAGCGCAAAACCCGGGGCATTCAGGACGCGGTGGACGAGGATCTGTACACCTCCCACAAGGAAGGCGTGTCGTGGACCGATGCCGAGCCCCTGCCCAAGCCGATTAACTCCCAATACAACGAGGGCTCGGCCTGCATCAGCAAGGACGGCAAGACGCTCTACTTTGCCCGCTGCGAGTGCCCTACCTGCCACGGCAACTGCGACCTGTACGTATCCACGTTCAAGGAAGGCCAGTGGACCACGCCCAAGAGCCTGGGCACGACGGTCAACTCCCCGGCCTGGGACTCGCAGCCCACCCTCTCGCGCAACGAGGACACGCTGTACTTCGCCTCCGACCGGCTCGGCGGCTTTGGCTTGTCGGACATCTGGTTTACGGCCAAAAACAAAGCCGGCCAGTGGACCAAGGCCCAGAACCTGGGCCCGGTGGTGAATACCCGCGAAAGTGAGGTGAGCCCCTACTACCACCCGCTCTACAACGTGCTGTACTTCTCGTCGCGCGGGCAGCTGCTCAACTACGGCGACTTCGACATCTACAAAACTTACCGGGTGCGGGGCCGCTGGCAGGAACCGCGCAACATCGGGCCGCTGGTGAACGGCAAGGGCTCGGAGTACTACTTCACCATCGACTCCGAATCGAAGGATCTGTACTACGCGCGCTCCGAGGCCAAGGACCTGAAAAACCTGGACCTCTACTCCTTTCCGCTGCCCATGGAAGCCCAGCCCCTAGCCACCACGCACATCGAGGGCTCGTTGGTCGATTCGGTCAGCAGCAAGCCGCTCAACGGCATCGTGAGCGTCATCGACACCGACAACGGCATTGAAGTAGCCAGCAAGTACGTGCGGCCCGACGGCTCGTTCGACTTCGATTTGATTGAAGGCTCGCACTACGTCATCCTGATTCAGAGCCCCGACTACTTCACGGTGGAAAAGCAGTTTGAGCTGAAAGGCGACACGGTAATGAAGCTCGTCACCAACTCGATTGACTACGGTCTGCCGCTGATTTTCAAGAACATCGAGTTTGACCAGGACAAGGCCAACATCCGGGCCGCCATGCACCCGATTCTGGACCGGATTGCCCTGTTCATGGTCGACCACCCCACGTTCCGGCTCAGCATCAAGGGCCACACCGACTCCAAGGGCGACCCGGACTTCAACGAAAACCTGTCGAAGGACCGCGCCGAGGCCATTCGCCGCTACATCGAAGCGAAAGGCAAGCTCAAGCCCAACCGCATCGAAAGTATGGGCTACGGCAGCACTCAGCCGCTGAAGGAAGAAGTCACGGAGGAAGACGCGCGCATCAACCGCCGCGTGGAGTTTCGCCTCATCAAGCCCGACGAAGACAAACCCAAGCCCCCCAGCGACGACAAGAAACCCGCCGACGGCACGCTGGATTGGAAATAG
- a CDS encoding HvfC/BufC family peptide modification chaperone, which produces MSDSAFSLQQVQHWMQTVLTDSAGLGAAMRGPAAQTVLPLLPQDVEQLIAPSSRMSGGQRLAVYQRGYFARLLECMAGQFQVLRQALGPELFEDFAREYLSVYPSQTYTLGELGARFPQFLAETRPDRDAPPAERDSWPDFMIDLARLERAAFVAFDAPGAENQPAPKLTTADTALRLAPCVTLLAFQFPVNQYYQAVYQGLEPPLPPAWPSYVVITRRHYQLGLFDVKPLQFRFLQWLQQGRSIEEALTLLATQPDIDHATAAMLWQIWRAKWLEWGFFTTG; this is translated from the coding sequence GTGTCTGACTCTGCCTTTTCGCTGCAACAGGTGCAGCACTGGATGCAAACGGTGCTCACCGATTCGGCCGGCCTGGGCGCGGCGATGCGCGGCCCGGCGGCCCAGACGGTGCTGCCCTTGCTACCGCAGGACGTGGAGCAGCTGATTGCGCCTTCCAGCCGGATGAGCGGGGGGCAGCGGCTGGCCGTGTACCAGCGGGGGTACTTTGCCCGGCTGCTGGAGTGCATGGCCGGCCAGTTTCAGGTGCTGCGGCAGGCGCTGGGCCCGGAGCTGTTCGAGGATTTTGCCCGCGAATACTTGAGCGTGTACCCATCCCAGACCTATACCCTGGGCGAGTTGGGGGCGCGGTTTCCGCAGTTTCTGGCCGAAACCCGCCCCGACCGGGACGCACCGCCCGCCGAGCGGGACTCCTGGCCCGACTTCATGATTGATCTGGCCCGGCTGGAGCGCGCCGCCTTCGTGGCCTTCGACGCGCCCGGTGCCGAAAATCAGCCCGCGCCGAAGCTTACTACTGCGGATACCGCCTTGCGGCTGGCCCCGTGCGTCACACTGCTGGCCTTTCAGTTTCCGGTGAATCAGTACTATCAGGCCGTGTATCAGGGCCTTGAGCCGCCGTTGCCGCCCGCCTGGCCCAGTTACGTCGTCATTACCCGCCGCCACTACCAGCTCGGCCTATTCGACGTGAAGCCTCTGCAATTCCGGTTTCTTCAGTGGCTGCAACAAGGCCGTTCAATAGAAGAAGCCCTTACGCTGCTGGCCACCCAACCCGATATAGACCACGCCACGGCTGCCATGTTATGGCAGATCTGGCGGGCCAAGTGGCTGGAATGGGGCTTTTTTACGACTGGGTAG
- a CDS encoding alpha-keto acid decarboxylase family protein, with translation MTVSDYILARLKQLGLEHIFAVPGDYASPFLSVLDQTPGITRVPNINELGSGYAADGYARFRGIGAACVQYGVGTFSLLNCTAGSYVERLPVVVISASPKTSDRKLERQQGILFHHSTGNLRADQQVFQRVTVASEIVNDAGAAPAQIDRALTAMLTHQRPIYIEVLNDIWAKECAEPVGMLAAQPRPSDPAALEAAVAAAWTRIQEARLPVLWLGVEIQRYGLQELAQELVELSGLPFTTTSVGKTVLDESQPQFIGTYAGPASPALTRAVMAATDCPIALGTIITDDYLDIMKASFGAMLEVTDEEVRIGYQHYPYVTLPDFLDALLTRFRAAGARPAYELPAVPADPTPALTGPLTYNTFYGALTGFLHDQQLTHDTVLVLGESTSLYVFGNLMGLPRNSFVAQAAWGSLGHETGCALGVALGSGKQPVVVAGDGGFMMVCQELSSLVRAKSNAVVFVMSNQGYAIEQAFVDINAFQPGQEFAEFDLLPSWDYAALAQAFGVRGYRAETVEELQQHLPEIMATTGQPCLVEIVIPKHDLAPQLARLAGAPPATESRQQHRLALAASRPPSS, from the coding sequence ATGACCGTTTCTGACTACATTCTGGCCCGGCTTAAGCAGCTGGGGCTGGAACATATTTTTGCCGTGCCCGGCGACTACGCCAGCCCGTTCCTGTCGGTGCTCGACCAAACGCCCGGCATTACCCGGGTGCCCAACATTAATGAGCTGGGCTCGGGCTACGCCGCCGATGGCTACGCCCGGTTTCGGGGCATCGGGGCGGCCTGCGTGCAGTACGGGGTGGGCACGTTTAGTTTGCTCAACTGCACGGCCGGCTCCTACGTGGAGCGGCTGCCGGTCGTCGTTATTTCGGCCAGCCCCAAAACCTCGGACCGCAAGCTGGAGCGCCAGCAGGGCATCCTGTTTCACCACAGCACCGGCAATTTGCGGGCCGATCAGCAGGTGTTTCAGCGCGTGACGGTAGCTTCCGAAATCGTTAACGATGCCGGCGCGGCCCCGGCCCAGATTGACCGGGCCCTCACGGCCATGCTCACCCACCAGCGTCCGATTTATATTGAAGTGCTCAATGACATCTGGGCCAAGGAGTGCGCCGAGCCGGTGGGTATGTTGGCCGCGCAGCCCCGCCCCAGCGACCCGGCCGCCCTCGAAGCGGCCGTGGCTGCGGCCTGGACCCGGATTCAGGAAGCCCGGCTGCCGGTGTTGTGGTTGGGCGTTGAAATTCAGCGCTACGGCTTGCAGGAGCTGGCGCAGGAGTTGGTAGAGCTGAGCGGCCTGCCCTTTACGACCACCAGCGTGGGCAAAACGGTGCTCGACGAAAGCCAGCCCCAGTTTATCGGCACCTACGCCGGCCCCGCCTCACCCGCCCTGACCCGGGCCGTCATGGCCGCTACCGACTGCCCCATTGCCCTGGGCACCATCATCACCGACGACTACCTCGACATCATGAAGGCTTCGTTCGGGGCCATGCTGGAGGTGACGGATGAGGAAGTCCGCATCGGCTACCAGCATTACCCCTACGTCACGCTGCCGGATTTTCTGGACGCGCTGCTGACCCGCTTCCGCGCGGCGGGCGCGCGGCCGGCCTACGAGCTGCCCGCCGTACCCGCCGACCCCACGCCTGCGCTGACCGGGCCGCTGACCTATAACACGTTTTATGGGGCGCTAACAGGCTTTTTACACGACCAGCAGCTGACCCACGACACCGTGCTGGTGCTGGGCGAAAGCACCTCGCTCTACGTGTTTGGCAACCTGATGGGCCTGCCCCGCAACAGCTTCGTGGCCCAGGCGGCCTGGGGCTCGCTGGGGCACGAAACCGGCTGCGCGTTGGGCGTGGCCCTGGGCAGCGGCAAGCAGCCCGTGGTAGTGGCCGGCGACGGCGGCTTCATGATGGTGTGCCAGGAGCTGTCGAGCCTGGTGCGGGCCAAGTCTAACGCGGTGGTGTTCGTGATGAGCAACCAGGGCTACGCCATTGAGCAGGCCTTCGTCGACATCAACGCTTTCCAGCCCGGCCAGGAGTTTGCCGAGTTCGACCTGCTGCCCAGCTGGGACTACGCAGCCCTGGCCCAGGCCTTCGGGGTGCGCGGCTACCGCGCCGAAACTGTGGAAGAGCTCCAGCAGCATCTCCCCGAAATCATGGCTACCACCGGCCAGCCCTGCCTGGTGGAAATCGTGATTCCGAAGCACGACCTAGCCCCGCAGCTGGCCCGCCTAGCCGGCGCCCCGCCCGCCACCGAGTCGCGGCAGCAGCACCGGCTGGCCCTGGCCGCCTCCCGCCCCCCGTCGAGCTAG
- the rseP gene encoding RIP metalloprotease RseP, translating into MEVLIMAGQMLLGLSILVGLHEFGHFAAAKYFKIRVDKFYIFFDFLFPMPGVMNFALFKKKIGETEYGLGWFPLGGYVAIHGMIDETTDADQLAAEPQPNEFRSKPAWQRLIVMLGGIIMNVITGIVIFSALTFNYGEKYLPASEARYGVVPNKLGEEMGFRTGDKIVKINGRPFTEFDEVYSTDVMLGSNSYYTVDRNGQLLDIPIPTNFMDRLSDKDQTPFVLPLNPFVVDQVVSGSGAAKGGLQTNDQITSVAGKPTQFFPELQEALKANAGKTVPVQIVRGGQPQTLQIAVDDEGHIGFMPKSLLKEATRTYSLAESVPAGTKKAFGVVTTQMKAFGKIFRGEASARKSLGGPMAIAQQYGGVWDWLRFWTLTGMLSMVLAFMNLLPIPALDGGHVLFLLYEMIAGRKPSDSFLENAQKVGMVMILGLMVFVIFNDFFKLLF; encoded by the coding sequence TTGGAAGTATTAATCATGGCCGGCCAGATGTTGCTGGGCCTTTCTATTCTGGTGGGTTTGCACGAGTTCGGGCACTTCGCCGCCGCCAAGTACTTCAAGATTCGCGTCGATAAGTTTTACATCTTCTTCGACTTCCTGTTCCCCATGCCGGGCGTGATGAACTTCGCCCTGTTCAAGAAGAAAATCGGGGAGACGGAGTACGGCCTGGGCTGGTTCCCGCTGGGCGGCTACGTGGCCATCCACGGCATGATCGACGAAACCACCGACGCCGACCAGCTGGCCGCCGAGCCCCAGCCCAACGAGTTCCGCTCGAAGCCGGCCTGGCAGCGCCTGATTGTGATGCTGGGCGGCATCATCATGAACGTCATTACCGGCATCGTCATCTTCTCGGCCCTGACCTTCAACTACGGCGAGAAATACCTGCCCGCCTCCGAGGCCCGCTACGGCGTGGTGCCCAACAAGCTGGGCGAGGAAATGGGCTTCCGCACCGGCGACAAAATCGTGAAAATCAACGGCCGGCCCTTCACCGAGTTCGACGAGGTATACAGCACCGATGTGATGCTGGGCTCGAACAGTTACTACACCGTGGACCGCAACGGGCAGCTGCTGGACATTCCGATTCCCACGAACTTCATGGACCGCCTCTCCGACAAGGACCAGACGCCCTTCGTGCTGCCCCTGAACCCCTTCGTGGTAGACCAAGTGGTGTCGGGCAGCGGCGCGGCCAAGGGCGGCCTGCAAACCAACGACCAGATAACCTCGGTAGCGGGCAAGCCCACGCAGTTTTTCCCCGAGCTGCAGGAAGCCCTGAAGGCCAACGCCGGCAAAACCGTACCGGTGCAGATCGTGCGCGGCGGCCAGCCCCAGACCCTGCAGATTGCCGTGGACGACGAAGGCCATATCGGTTTCATGCCCAAGTCCTTGCTGAAAGAGGCGACGCGCACCTACAGCCTGGCGGAGTCGGTGCCGGCCGGCACGAAAAAGGCCTTTGGCGTAGTAACGACGCAGATGAAGGCCTTCGGTAAGATTTTCCGCGGCGAGGCCTCGGCTCGTAAGTCGCTGGGCGGCCCAATGGCCATTGCCCAGCAGTACGGCGGCGTGTGGGACTGGCTGCGCTTCTGGACTTTGACCGGCATGCTGTCGATGGTGCTGGCTTTCATGAACCTGCTGCCCATTCCGGCCCTCGACGGCGGCCACGTGCTGTTCCTGCTCTACGAAATGATTGCCGGCCGCAAGCCGTCCGACTCTTTCCTGGAAAACGCCCAGAAAGTCGGCATGGTCATGATTTTGGGCCTGATGGTCTTCGTCATCTTCAACGACTTCTTCAAGCTGCTGTTCTAA
- a CDS encoding 1-deoxy-D-xylulose-5-phosphate reductoisomerase encodes MSALSKRVTLLGSTGSIGTQALDVIRAHPGRFQVAALSAHSNAELLIRQAREFRPTVAVIGDERQYDAVKAALAGQSTEVLAGSAALTEVAGRPDTDIVLTAMVGYSGLLPTVAAIRAGKDIALANKETLVVAGQLITRLVKEHGVGLYPVDSEHSAIFQCLVGEERNPIEKIILTASGGPFRGRTAEQLASVTKAQALKHPNWDMGAKITIDSASLMNKGLEVIEAKWLFGLTNDQIDVVVHPQSIIHSLVQFQDGSLKAQLGLPDMKLPIQYALGYPERLPSDFPRFSFLDYPTLTFEQPDRTTFRNLPLAFEAMRQGGNAPCVLNAANEIAVAAFLRDEIGFLEMPSLVESCLTKVSYLAEPSLDDYVLTDQETRRVAHELVGRR; translated from the coding sequence ATGTCTGCTCTTTCCAAACGCGTCACCCTGCTGGGCTCCACCGGCTCCATCGGCACCCAGGCCCTCGACGTTATCCGCGCCCACCCCGGCCGCTTTCAGGTGGCGGCTCTGTCGGCCCACTCCAACGCCGAGCTGCTGATCCGGCAGGCCCGCGAGTTCCGGCCCACCGTGGCGGTCATCGGCGACGAGCGGCAGTACGACGCCGTAAAAGCTGCCCTGGCCGGCCAAAGTACCGAAGTGCTGGCCGGCAGTGCCGCCCTGACCGAAGTAGCCGGCCGCCCCGACACCGACATCGTGCTGACGGCCATGGTCGGCTACTCGGGCTTGCTGCCCACGGTGGCCGCCATCCGGGCCGGCAAAGACATTGCCCTGGCCAACAAGGAAACCCTGGTGGTGGCCGGCCAGCTGATTACCCGCCTCGTAAAAGAGCACGGCGTGGGCCTTTACCCCGTCGACTCGGAGCATTCGGCCATTTTTCAGTGCCTGGTAGGGGAGGAGCGCAACCCGATTGAGAAGATTATCCTGACGGCCTCGGGCGGACCGTTCCGGGGCCGCACGGCCGAGCAGCTTGCTTCCGTGACCAAGGCCCAGGCCCTGAAACATCCCAACTGGGACATGGGCGCCAAAATCACCATCGACTCGGCCTCGCTCATGAACAAGGGCCTGGAAGTTATTGAGGCCAAATGGCTCTTCGGGCTCACCAATGACCAGATCGACGTGGTGGTGCACCCGCAGAGCATTATCCACTCCCTGGTGCAGTTCCAGGACGGCTCTTTGAAGGCTCAGCTGGGCCTGCCCGACATGAAGCTGCCCATTCAGTACGCCCTGGGTTACCCCGAGCGGCTGCCCAGCGACTTTCCCCGCTTCTCCTTCCTTGATTATCCCACGCTCACCTTCGAGCAGCCCGACCGCACCACCTTCCGCAACCTGCCGCTGGCGTTTGAGGCCATGCGCCAGGGCGGCAACGCGCCGTGCGTGCTCAACGCGGCCAACGAAATTGCCGTAGCCGCTTTTCTGCGCGACGAAATCGGGTTTCTGGAAATGCCGAGCCTGGTGGAAAGCTGCCTCACGAAGGTTTCGTACCTTGCCGAACCGTCGCTGGACGACTACGTGCTGACCGACCAGGAAACGCGCCGCGTGGCGCACGAACTGGTTGGCCGCCGGTAA
- the bufB gene encoding MNIO family bufferin maturase, with product MSTALYQQVQQLPNLGLGLGLRHVHFAHILEHWPQVDWFEIISENFIDSRGRPRYVLDQIAERYPVVMHGVSLSVGSTDGLDFDYLSRLKTLARAIRPAWVSDHLCWTGALGLNTHDLLPVPLTEETLRHIANRVRVIQDFLERPLVLENPSTYLSFTHSTIPEAEFLGRLAQETGCGLLLDVNNVYVSCFNNDEDPLAYIDALPADRIVQMHLAGHQHCGTHIIDTHDREVLSPVWALFQRAWQRTGGVATLLEWDSQIPPFAEYHAELLKARQFMEAMPALLTAEAPVVAAAGVVSNPLSFLTPGIMSPPTAPVRV from the coding sequence ATGAGCACCGCGTTGTATCAGCAGGTGCAGCAACTGCCCAACCTCGGCCTCGGGCTGGGGTTGCGGCACGTGCACTTCGCCCACATTCTGGAGCACTGGCCCCAGGTCGACTGGTTTGAAATCATTTCCGAGAACTTCATCGACTCCCGGGGCCGGCCGCGCTACGTGCTCGACCAGATTGCGGAGCGCTACCCGGTGGTGATGCACGGCGTGTCATTGTCGGTGGGCAGTACTGATGGGTTGGATTTCGATTACCTGAGTCGGCTCAAAACGCTGGCCCGGGCTATCCGGCCCGCCTGGGTGAGTGACCATCTGTGCTGGACCGGGGCGTTGGGCCTGAACACCCACGATTTGCTGCCCGTGCCCCTGACTGAGGAAACCCTGCGCCACATTGCCAATCGGGTGCGCGTCATCCAGGACTTTCTGGAGCGGCCCCTCGTCCTGGAAAACCCGAGCACCTACCTCAGCTTTACCCATTCCACGATTCCGGAGGCTGAGTTTCTGGGCCGGCTGGCCCAGGAAACCGGCTGTGGCCTGCTGCTCGACGTGAACAACGTGTACGTGAGCTGCTTCAACAACGACGAGGACCCGCTGGCCTACATCGACGCGCTGCCCGCCGACCGGATTGTGCAGATGCACCTGGCCGGCCACCAGCACTGCGGCACCCACATCATCGACACCCACGACCGGGAAGTGTTGTCGCCGGTGTGGGCCCTTTTCCAGCGGGCCTGGCAGCGCACCGGCGGCGTAGCCACCCTGCTGGAGTGGGACAGCCAGATTCCGCCCTTCGCCGAGTACCACGCCGAGCTGCTCAAGGCCCGGCAGTTTATGGAAGCCATGCCGGCCCTGCTGACTGCCGAAGCGCCGGTGGTAGCCGCGGCGGGCGTGGTGTCCAACCCGCTGAGCTTTCTGACGCCGGGCATCATGTCGCCCCCAACCGCCCCCGTTCGTGTCTGA
- a CDS encoding ferritin-like domain-containing protein: MPNSLQAVPRDLKAAIQQAIEIELSTIPIYLYTYYSINRVPDQNKIIADLTNRFIDRGLPTDQAAQRAQDVSVQIMVHANKAGATIMSVAVEEMLHMALACNLKRALVGMPKLVGKSPSQYPAQLRGHQPGLEIPLRGFGLAQLDVFKQIELPEQPKALLRAEPDPTRDWTSLGELYGWISAQITDNVTPPDFEQFKDEPQLGPNQGYYATNNVNTLYYDAEHKPRFTNRDADPKNPHGNVGDLIRIVDVKSALAAIDIIVEQGEGHVEKKGTGKDAGRPWQKYGDHTVDQEESHYQKYCQLYDELKDMLSEEGQLQDFSLLDYFVKPVPENPTTAGYPADIQTVSNLLNAVYTYLYMMTEACYRQEIPKQKEIFNFGMHKGMIFILSTLCDYITSLPLPWGGVAGPTFENYEFAPATSAKSQLVALFNKIPAALNPSQNVLARIQTLPDMDIVTKKVLSFA; encoded by the coding sequence ATGCCAAATTCTTTACAAGCCGTTCCCCGGGACCTCAAGGCTGCCATTCAGCAGGCCATTGAAATCGAGCTGAGCACGATTCCGATTTATCTGTACACCTATTATTCCATCAACCGGGTGCCGGATCAGAACAAGATTATTGCTGACCTGACCAACCGGTTCATCGACCGGGGCCTGCCCACCGACCAGGCGGCGCAGCGCGCCCAAGACGTATCGGTGCAGATTATGGTGCACGCCAACAAGGCCGGGGCTACCATTATGAGCGTGGCGGTGGAAGAAATGCTGCACATGGCCCTGGCCTGCAACCTCAAGCGCGCCCTGGTGGGCATGCCCAAGCTGGTGGGCAAGTCGCCCAGCCAGTACCCGGCCCAGCTGCGCGGCCACCAGCCCGGCCTGGAAATTCCGCTGCGGGGCTTCGGGCTGGCCCAGCTCGACGTGTTCAAGCAAATCGAGCTGCCCGAGCAGCCGAAAGCGTTGCTGCGCGCCGAGCCCGACCCCACGCGCGACTGGACTTCGTTGGGGGAGCTCTACGGCTGGATCAGCGCCCAGATTACGGACAACGTGACGCCGCCCGACTTCGAGCAGTTTAAGGACGAGCCCCAGCTGGGACCCAACCAGGGCTACTACGCCACCAACAACGTCAACACCCTCTACTACGACGCCGAGCACAAGCCGCGCTTTACCAACCGGGACGCCGACCCGAAAAACCCGCACGGCAACGTGGGCGACCTGATCCGCATCGTGGACGTGAAAAGCGCCCTGGCGGCCATCGACATCATCGTGGAGCAGGGCGAAGGCCACGTGGAGAAAAAAGGCACCGGCAAGGACGCCGGCCGGCCCTGGCAGAAATACGGCGACCATACAGTAGACCAGGAAGAGTCGCACTACCAGAAGTACTGCCAGCTCTACGACGAGCTGAAGGACATGCTCAGCGAGGAAGGCCAGTTGCAGGATTTTTCCCTGCTCGACTACTTCGTGAAGCCCGTGCCCGAAAACCCGACCACCGCCGGCTACCCCGCCGACATTCAGACGGTGTCGAACCTGCTCAACGCGGTGTACACCTACCTCTATATGATGACTGAGGCCTGCTACCGCCAGGAAATTCCCAAGCAGAAGGAAATCTTCAACTTCGGCATGCACAAGGGCATGATCTTCATTCTGAGCACGCTCTGCGACTATATTACCTCCTTGCCGCTGCCCTGGGGCGGCGTGGCCGGGCCCACGTTCGAGAACTACGAGTTTGCTCCCGCCACCAGCGCCAAGTCCCAGCTCGTGGCTTTGTTCAACAAGATTCCGGCCGCGCTGAACCCCAGCCAAAACGTGCTGGCCCGCATCCAGACCCTGCCCGACATGGACATCGTGACCAAGAAAGTGCTCAGCTTCGCCTAA